A single window of Scomber scombrus chromosome 12, fScoSco1.1, whole genome shotgun sequence DNA harbors:
- the LOC133991993 gene encoding uncharacterized protein LOC133991993, translating into MGQLFSSEEELSEVKSAIGYLLYNAMLEDGAVPNLGVVHPRFLASHDENSDSRTGLQQQLQQLQADIGNRAPTYLRDLIGRLSTFSDEPRLAGLLGLVVTMVMDMAYTSSKSSSGGRGKSAGSSSGQQRVWELQELMEEYLKRVKINLSDKDKLIQDSFRLEGQLSLTLTQLKTCLLGGHCNSRSLRHWASGAAFHAQMLVHLAGLEGKAEPLAARAALEQYKDDLTQIIPVYRRYKSNTVCVVKRRGGPPASCDPSSEVQEGSMTGLTVTDREIGKSVNIPLSAMEEETGRKKSTSAAGYSSINLDLITSDQYTQAYLDHLFSEKGPVAELENYFTRACENLRTLRTESGCTKKTGVKNVIEQNDGAHLKDQAEGINGEQITERGKDENQSQAERGGREETEECNQRDERLQLSIVETQPEESLNQSLHSTTSTLKK; encoded by the exons ATGGGCCAGCTGTTTTCATCTGAAGAAGAGCTGTCTGAAGTGAAGAGTGCGATTGGTTACCTCCTCTACAATGCCATGCTGGAAGATGGTGCAGTGCCTAACCTCGGAGTCGTCCATCCTCGCTTCCTCGCCAGTCACGATGAGAACTCTGACTCCAGGACAGGACTCCAACAACAACTGCAACAG CTGCAGGCCGACATTGGAAATAGGGCACCCACCTACctgagggatctgattggccgCTTGTCAACGTTCTCAGATGAGCCACGTCTGGCTGGCCTTCTTGGATTAGTGGTGACTATGGTGATGGATATGGCTTACACATCATCAAAATCATCATCaggggggagagggaagtcAGCAGGATCGTCATCAGGCCAG CAGAGAGTCTGGGAGCTCCAGGAGTTGATGGAGGAGTATCTGAAGCGTGTTAAAATCAACCTGAGTGATAAAGATAAACTGATCCAGGACTCCTTCAGACTTGAGGGCCAGCTCAGCCTCACCCTCACCCAGCTGAAGACCTGCCTACTGGGGGGACACTGTAACTCCAG GTCTTTGAGGCACTGGGCCAGCGGGGCAGCATTTCACGCCCAAATGTTGGTTCACCTGGCTGGTCTTGAGGGCAAGGCCGAACCTCTAGCAGCAAGGGCTGCACTGGAGCAATACAAGGACGACCTTACACAGATAATACCTGTTTACAG GCGTTATAAGTCTaacacagtgtgtgttgtgAAACGTCGAGGGGGTCCTCCAGCATCATGTGACCCCTCCAGTGAAGTACAAGAGGGATCCATGACGGGGCTCactgtgacagacagagagataggGAAGAGCGTGAACATCCCCCTATCTGCCATGGAGGAAGAGACag ggagaaaaaagagcACCTCTGCAGCTGGGTACTCCTCCATTAACCTGGACCTGATCACATCAGATCAGTACACTCAGGCATACCTGGACCATCTGTTCTCTGAAAAGGGACCTGTGGCAGAGCTGGAGAACTACTTTACCAGAGCTTGTGAAAATCTGAGAACACTCAGAACTGAATCAGGATGTACAAAGAAGACCGGggtaaaaaatgtaatagaaCAAAATGATGGAGCACATCTTAAAGACCAGGCAGAAGGTATAAATGGAGAACAAATTACAGAAAGGGGAAAAGATGAAAATCAGAGCCAGGCAGAAAGAGGAGGACGGGAAGAGACCGAAGAATGTAATCAAAGAGATGAGAGACTACAGCTGAGTATTGTAGAGACACAGCCGGAGGAAAGCCTCAATCAGAGTCTTCACAGTACAAcaagtacattaaaaaaatga
- the thumpd2 gene encoding THUMP domain-containing protein 2 has protein sequence MTEPSLFRYFCTAGNGMERFLVEEVKTKLAAEDVCQMPGKVLFSSSETIVRVSELKAAERLFLLLKQDSPVILSGHTNPAKAASVLQSRLLGSLNEWSSAVMTWSRLQGELAGRRTTVDIPSTSLKGRRKGEEGRENEELGKEEEKCNEGFRINTGEQKEVESENGSLRNAVQRGEKTSREICGVEAQTLEKKRKRDDEEEASIVKNVQKQRISEREITREDDEEERRLVSCVQNGKKGTLSETDLYGSGSVCDHTTPGLDHCVVENVEHVKTTRGGDETLLQPSRNKPEPPLPPPSSVPVSFRISCKCTGSLSRYLSIQEVSRIIGAGLSRQLGWKADLRNPQLEVNVYLSDDHCLLGIPLTRLPLANRSYIKTTGLRSTVAWAMASLAQIQSGFCVVDPMCGVGTILIEAAQEHKDVCFLGMDIDDGQLQKANENVAFAELGNRIHLLKASSMVLPLPSSSVDAVVCDLPFGRKFGSKTNMAANLPLILTEMERVLCVGGTLVLLLSPQLSCLLKKLLVQKDTRPTSNQETEPQTGTQDCPFSPLSSSKQQTSQSSQGIKSSSTQETDHQTGLQHSPPPTLSSLKHQATLRVSLGAIDGLIHKYVKTDT, from the exons ATGACTGAACCGAGTTTATTTCGGTACTTCTGCACCGCCGGTAACGGGATGGAGAGGTTCTTagtggaggaggtgaagacaAAGCTGGCGGCTGAAGAT GTGTGTCAGATGCCAGGTAAAGTGTTGTTCAGCTCCTCTGAAACAATCGTCAGAGTCAGTGAGCTGAAGGCTGCAGAGAGACTCTTCCTGCTGTTGAAACAAGACTCACCTGTGATTTTGTCTGGCCACACCAACCCAG CAAAGGCAGCCTCTGTGTTGCAGTCCAGACTATTGGGCTCCTTAAATGAATGGAGCAGTGCTGTAATGACATGGAGCCGCCTGCAGGGGGAGTTGGCAGGAAGGAGAACCACTGTCGACATACCAAGCACTTCCCtgaaagggaggagaaaggggGAGGAGGGCAGAGAGAATGAAGAACtggggaaagaggaggagaagtgcAATGAGGGGTTCAGAATAAATACAGGAGAGCAGAAGGAGGTGGAGAGTGAAAATGGGAGCTTGAGAAATGCAGTACAGAGAGGTGAAAAGACGAGCAGAGAGATCTGTGGAGTTGAAGCCCAAACactggagaagaaaagaaagagggatgatgaagaggaggctagtattgtgaaaaatgtacagaaacagAGGATATCTGAGAGAGAAATAACGagagaggatgatgaagaggagaggaggctggTCAGCTGTGTacaaaatgggaaaaaaggAACACTATCAGAAACAGATTTGTATGGCTCAGGATCAGTTTGTGATCACACAACACCAGGACTAGACCACTGTGTTGTGGAAAATGTGGAACATG TGAAAACCaccagaggaggagatgagacaCTACTGCAACCCAGCAGGAACAAACCAGAGCCGCCGCTGCCACCTCCTTCTTCTGTCCCCGTCTCATTCAGGATCAGCTGCAAGTGTACTGGATCTCTGTCCCGATACCTCAGCATACAG GAGGTGAGCAGAATTATTGGAGCAGGTCTGAGCAGACAGTTGGGCTGGAAAGCTGACCTGAGGAATCCACAGCTGGAg gTCAATGTTTACTTGAGTGATGACCACTGCCTGCTGGGGATACCACTGACCAG GTTACCTCTGGCTAACCGGAGCTACATTAAAACCACAGGACTGAGGTCTACAGTCGCCTGGGCTATGGCCTCACTGGCTCAAATACAG TCAGGTTTCTGTGTAGTCGACCCAATGTGTGGGGTAGGAACAATCTTAATCGAAGCAGCACAGGAACACAAG GATGTCTGTTTCCTGGGTATGGACATTGACGATGGACAGCTGCAGAAGGCTAATGAGAACGTAGCATTTGCTGAGCTGGGAAACAGGATACATCTGCTGAAAGCTTCATCTATGG tgctgCCTTTGCCCAGCTCCAGTGTAGATGCTGTCGTCTGTGACCTGCCATTTGGCAGAAAATTTGGcagcaaaacaaacatggcAGCCAACCTGCCACTCATCCTCACTGAAATGGAGAG AGTCCTCTGTGTTGGTGGTACCCTGGTTCTCCTCCTAAGTCCTCAGTTGTCCTGTCTCCTGAAAAAACTCCTGGTGCAGAAAGACACCAGACCAACGTCTAACCAGGAAACTGAGCCTCAAACTGGGACACAAGACTGcccattttctcctctgtcaTCCTCAAAGCAGCAGACTTCCCAAAGCTCCCAGGGCATCAAATCATCTTCTACCCAGGAAACAGACCATCAGACTGGGCTACAACACAGTCCGCCTCCCACTCTCTCCTCACTGAAGCACCAAGCAACTCTGAGAGTCAGCTTAGGCGCGATAGATGGACTCATCCATAAATATGTCAAGACAGACACTTAA